In Stenotrophomonas sp. ESTM1D_MKCIP4_1, a single genomic region encodes these proteins:
- a CDS encoding glycosyltransferase family 39 protein — protein sequence MQGEQRARTIFFWLWTLVTAAKLLVAARLPLFVDEAFYWQEGQHLAAAYSDLPGLTAWLARLGVEIGGQHVLALRLPFLAIGALLPLLVVRIATRWFGNVAGWQAGSLTLLMPLSATLGLLAVPDVPMALAAVLCLDAGARLLRSVDASSAIKLGLGLLIGALSHYRFIGVIGVGFIALLALPQGRRMLTDPRVWVALAVGVLAWLPLLAWNADNHDAGLKFQVVERHPWAFEWRGLWFLVIQPMLVTPILCIAMWKVALAGTRSGGGARVQWRYFGLVGGVSTLGIFLLGFFTDVERISFHWPLPGYLALLVAVPVVLNGWPRWLRRTGWWLAGIGMALSFGYYLMASTPALREQLAGDKYYPRNFAGWEPLAAAVRDELKRMPEGTRVLAGNFKVGAELGFQLGDADILVLPHPLNDKHGRTAQLAQWGQVHEGERSTPMLLVLSPSDQRFRDLVQRYHAVCEQVGPLPPPKVVSNDHGFQRFLLFRLPAQRAEGECVTPAVAYLDSPGNGEAVSGTLAVKGWAFKDGVGLARVEVLVDGQPVGDAQYGRELDIRPMWPMSNDPQHPHAGFDASVETRGLSPGRHWLGLRLHGRDGSVEDWQEQPFEVVPVL from the coding sequence ATGCAGGGCGAACAACGCGCACGCACGATATTTTTCTGGTTATGGACGCTGGTCACAGCGGCCAAGCTGCTTGTGGCCGCACGTCTGCCGTTGTTCGTGGACGAAGCGTTCTACTGGCAGGAAGGCCAGCACCTGGCCGCGGCTTACTCGGATCTGCCGGGCCTGACCGCGTGGCTGGCGCGCCTGGGCGTGGAGATCGGCGGCCAGCACGTGCTGGCGCTGCGTCTTCCGTTCCTGGCCATCGGTGCGTTGCTGCCGTTGCTGGTTGTGCGCATCGCCACGCGTTGGTTCGGCAACGTGGCCGGCTGGCAGGCTGGCAGCCTGACCCTGCTGATGCCGCTGTCGGCCACGCTGGGCCTGCTGGCCGTGCCCGATGTGCCGATGGCGCTGGCTGCGGTGCTGTGCCTGGATGCCGGCGCGCGCCTGCTGCGCAGCGTCGATGCATCCTCGGCCATCAAGCTGGGCCTGGGCCTGCTGATCGGCGCGCTCAGCCATTACCGCTTCATCGGTGTGATCGGTGTTGGCTTCATCGCACTGCTGGCGCTGCCGCAGGGCCGGCGCATGTTGACCGACCCGCGCGTGTGGGTCGCGCTTGCGGTGGGCGTGCTGGCCTGGCTGCCCTTGCTGGCCTGGAATGCCGACAACCATGACGCCGGCCTGAAATTCCAGGTGGTCGAGCGCCATCCCTGGGCGTTTGAATGGCGCGGGCTGTGGTTCCTGGTCATCCAGCCGATGCTGGTCACGCCCATCCTGTGCATTGCGATGTGGAAGGTGGCGCTGGCCGGAACGCGCAGCGGTGGCGGTGCACGCGTGCAGTGGCGCTACTTCGGCCTGGTCGGTGGCGTGTCCACGCTGGGTATCTTCCTGCTGGGATTCTTCACCGATGTCGAGCGCATCAGCTTCCACTGGCCGCTGCCGGGCTACCTGGCGCTGCTGGTGGCGGTGCCGGTGGTGCTCAACGGTTGGCCGCGCTGGCTGCGCCGCACCGGCTGGTGGCTGGCCGGCATCGGCATGGCGCTGTCCTTCGGCTATTACCTGATGGCCTCCACGCCGGCGCTGCGTGAGCAGCTGGCAGGTGACAAGTACTACCCGCGCAACTTTGCCGGCTGGGAACCGCTGGCGGCTGCCGTGCGCGACGAACTGAAGCGGATGCCGGAAGGCACGCGCGTGCTGGCCGGCAACTTCAAGGTGGGTGCCGAACTCGGCTTCCAGCTGGGTGACGCCGACATCCTGGTGCTGCCGCATCCCCTCAACGACAAGCATGGACGTACCGCCCAGCTCGCGCAGTGGGGCCAGGTGCATGAAGGCGAACGCAGTACGCCGATGCTGCTGGTACTGTCACCCAGCGACCAGCGCTTCCGTGATCTGGTGCAGCGCTACCACGCGGTCTGCGAACAGGTCGGACCGCTGCCGCCGCCGAAGGTGGTCAGCAACGATCACGGCTTCCAGCGTTTCCTGCTGTTCCGTCTGCCTGCGCAGCGTGCCGAAGGCGAGTGTGTGACGCCGGCCGTGGCGTATCTGGATTCGCCGGGCAACGGCGAAGCGGTGTCGGGCACGCTGGCGGTGAAGGGTTGGGCATTCAAGGACGGTGTCGGGCTGGCGCGGGTGGAAGTGCTGGTGGACGGTCAGCCAGTGGGCGATGCGCAGTACGGCCGCGAGCTCGACATCCGCCCGATGTGGCCGATGTCCAATGACCCGCAGCATCCACATGCCGGTTTCGATGCCAGTGTGGAAACGCGCGGGCTTTCGCCCGGGCGGCATTGGCTGGGCCTGCGCCTGCATGGTCGCGATGGCAGCGTGGAGGACTGGCAGGAGCAGCCGTTCGAGGTGGTTCCGGTTCTGTAG